TTTCAGAAAGCCGAATTGCTTATCCCAAATAATGTCTATACCAGAGAAAAGAGCAGAAAAAAGCACGCTCATAGCAATAATGCCTGGAGCTAAAAACTGTAAATAATTTCCTTCTCCAGCCCTCTGAAAGACTGGTCCAAAACCGTAGCTAAAAGCAACGAGATAAAGGATGGGTTGCACTAACGACCCAATAATCCTAGACCGAGAACGAAGCCATCTTTTTACTTGTCTTAGCCAGAGTATATAAATTGTGTTCATATAGATTATTTTCTATGATTATGCCTAATTCTCATTCTGCCAAGGTCATCTCCCTGCTCATCCCGAATGTCATAACCAGTAAAATGGAGAAAGGCCTCTTCCAGTGATTGTGTTTGCGCTTCTGTTTTTAACTCCTGGGGTGTGCCGAGAGCCACTAAATTGCCATGGTCAATAATAGCAGCTCGATTGGCCACTTTTTCTACCTCATCCATATAGTGAGTAGTAAACATCACGGTTACTTTTTCTTGCTGGTTTAAGCCTAGAACATAATCCCAAATATGGGTTCTCGTTTGCGGGTCTAACCCCACAGTAGGTTCATCTAAAAAGAATATTTTGGGATGATGCAACAAGCCGCGCGCTATTTCCAAACGCCTTTTCATTCCGCCCGAAAAAGTTTTTACCAAATCATTTTTT
The Candidatus Paceibacterota bacterium genome window above contains:
- a CDS encoding ATP-binding cassette domain-containing protein, whose product is MEDIIQVKHLRKEFGETVAVNDISFSVKEGEIFALLGPNGAGKSTTIKILTTLLPSTHGQVIINGFDVEHNPDEVRESFGIVFQDPSLDDELTAYENMFFHAVLYGVPPKERKNRIEQLLKIVELWDRKNDLVKTFSGGMKRRLEIARGLLHHPKIFFLDEPTVGLDPQTRTHIWDYVLGLNQQEKVTVMFTTHYMDEVEKVANRAAIIDHGNLVALGTPQELKTEAQTQSLEEAFLHFTGYDIRDEQGDDLGRMRIRHNHRK